The DNA region TGATGTTAGCGAACGCGGATTGCACCATTTGGTTTATGAAGTAATTGATAATTCGATAGATGAGGCTCTTGTCGGTTATTGCGACCGGATAGAAGTTACAATACTCACAGATAATTCCGTTAAAGTGCTCGACAATGGTCGTGGTATCCCAACCGGAATTCATGAGAAAGAACAACGCTCAGCCCTGGAAGTTGTAATGACGGTGTTGCATGCCGGCGGAAAATTCGATAAAGGCTCGTATAAAGTTTCGGGTGGTTTGCATGGCGTGGGCGTTTCCTGCGTAAATGCCCTTTCCGAACATCTTACAGCAAGGGTTTTCAGGGAAGGAAAAATATTTGTACAGGAATATGCTTATGGAAAACCTTTGTATGATGTAAAAGTTATCGGAGAAACTGATATTAACGGAACTGAAATAACTTTTCATCCCGACAGTAGTATTTTTAATACCACTGTTTACAAATCAGAAATCCTTATTTCGCGTCTGCGCGAACTTGCCTTTCTCAACAAAGGAATCACCCTTACCATTTCCGATGAACGAGAAACCGATGAAAACGGAAATTTCATTTCTGAAACCTTTTATTCAGAAGAAGGACTCAAAGACTTTATTGATTACTTAGACGTAAACCGTGAACGGTTGATGCCCGATCCTATTTGTATTGAAGGGGAAAAGAATGGAATGCCCATGGAAATAGCACTCCAATACAACACTTCCTTTGCCGAAAACCTCCATTCCTACGTTAATAACATCAATACCCACGAAGGGGGAACTCACCTTGCAGGTTTTCGCAGGGCACTAACACGTACGCTGAAAGCCTACGCTGAAAAATCAGGTATGCTTGCCAAATTAAAATTCGACATTAACGGCGATGACTTCCGCGAAGGACTTACTGCCATCATCTCTTTAAAGGTACAGGAACCCCAGTTTGAAGGACAAACAAAAACCAAACTCGGCAACTCGGATGCGATGGGTGCTGTGGATCAGCTTTTAGGCGAGCAGCTCAACTACTACCTGGAAGAACATCCCAAAGAAGCCCGTACCATCGTAAACAAAGTTATTCTTGCTGCTACTGCCCGCCATGCCGCACGGAAAGCCCGCGAACTGGTACAGCGCAAAGGAGTTCTTTCTGGCTCAGGATTACCAGGGAAATTAGCCGACTGCAGCGAACGCGACCCTATTCAATGCGAAATTTTTCTCGTGGAAGGAGATTCGGCAGGCGGAACTGCCAAACAAGGACGCGACCGCCGTTTCCAGGCAATTTTACCACTCAGAGGTAAAATTCTGAACGTGGAAAAGGCAATGCAACACAGAATTTTTGAAAACGAAGAAATCAAAAATATGTTTACTGCACTCGGCATTTCCATTGGAACCGAAGAAGACACTAAAGCCCTCAATATGGACAAGCTTCGTTATCATAAAATTGTGATTATGACCGATGCCGACGTAGATGGTAGCCATATTGCCACACTTCTTCTTACTTTCTTCTTCCGCCACATGAAAGAAATGATTGAAGAAGGCTATATTTACATTGCTACCCCGCCACTTTACCTGATTAAAAAAGGCAATTCCGAAAAATACTGCTGGACAGAAGAACAACGGCTCGAATTGGTAAAACAATTTTCAGACAATGGCAGTGATAAAGGAATTCATATCCAACGGTATAAAGGTCTGGGCGAAATGAATGCCGAACAGTTGTGGGATACCACCATGAACCCGCAATTCCGTACACTTCGCCAAGTAACTATTGAAAATGCTGCCGAAGCCGACCGTGTTTTTTCAATGCTGATGGGCGATG from Lentimicrobiaceae bacterium includes:
- the gyrB gene encoding DNA topoisomerase (ATP-hydrolyzing) subunit B, giving the protein MNNVRKNLSAQENYTADNIQVLEGLEAVRKRPAMYIGDVSERGLHHLVYEVIDNSIDEALVGYCDRIEVTILTDNSVKVLDNGRGIPTGIHEKEQRSALEVVMTVLHAGGKFDKGSYKVSGGLHGVGVSCVNALSEHLTARVFREGKIFVQEYAYGKPLYDVKVIGETDINGTEITFHPDSSIFNTTVYKSEILISRLRELAFLNKGITLTISDERETDENGNFISETFYSEEGLKDFIDYLDVNRERLMPDPICIEGEKNGMPMEIALQYNTSFAENLHSYVNNINTHEGGTHLAGFRRALTRTLKAYAEKSGMLAKLKFDINGDDFREGLTAIISLKVQEPQFEGQTKTKLGNSDAMGAVDQLLGEQLNYYLEEHPKEARTIVNKVILAATARHAARKARELVQRKGVLSGSGLPGKLADCSERDPIQCEIFLVEGDSAGGTAKQGRDRRFQAILPLRGKILNVEKAMQHRIFENEEIKNMFTALGISIGTEEDTKALNMDKLRYHKIVIMTDADVDGSHIATLLLTFFFRHMKEMIEEGYIYIATPPLYLIKKGNSEKYCWTEEQRLELVKQFSDNGSDKGIHIQRYKGLGEMNAEQLWDTTMNPQFRTLRQVTIENAAEADRVFSMLMGDEVPPRREFIEKNAKYANIDV